The genomic stretch AAGGTTCCTTGAACAATGAAGCCCTCACTCATTTTGTGAAGTTCATTGAGACTGTCAGTGCTAGTCTTGAGCGCGACAGTGGTGATGTGATGGTGTCCAACCTCAAGGACTAAGCTGCAGCAAAAACGAATTCTTATACGTGGAAAAAGCCCGACTCAATACGGTCGGGTTTTTGCTTTTCTGAACATTCACAAAGGCCATTGGGCTTTGGTCGAGTCCCATATTTCCCCTAATTTTTCATATACATATTGGCCTAAATGAGATCGAATAAAACTTAGGTCCTGGGTCTAGGTATGGATTTGGGAATGGCGACTTGAAAAGGGGGAAGTGAATGTCGGCTGAGGGTGGCGTTACACGAAAAGTGGTTCTGGATACTAACGTAATTCTCTTCGATGCACTGGCCATCACTAAGTTTAGAGATTCAGATATCATTATTCCATTTTCAGTAATTGAAGAAGTCGATCGCTTTAAGCGCGACTTGGGTGAAAATGGTCGAAACGCTCGTCACTTTAGCCGCTTTATCGATGTGTTAAGAAGCCAGGGGCCTCTGGCCAACGGCGTCCTGCTAGAAAAGTCCAACTGCCACGTTTACGTCAGTACCGACATTCACCTTGAAGGGATGCCGCCCGAACTGGATAGCATGAAGGCGGACAATCGGATTTTGGCAACTGCCCTTGGTTTGCAGCGCAAGCACCCAACCGGCAGTGTTGAGCTGGTCACCAAAGACATTAATCTGCGAATTAAGGCCGACGTCTTCGGTATCAATGCCAAAGACTACGATCCTGATGAAACCTCTTTTGAAGAGATGTACACTGGGGTTAAGGAACTTGAAGTTGAGCCAGACTTGATTGACCGCTTTTACCGTGAAAAGGCGGTGCGCTACGAAGGGGACACCAAGCTTCACGCCAATCAGTATGTGATCATGAAGGATGCCTCCAATCCCAATCACAGTGCGATCGGTCGGCAAAGTGAACCCGAAGGAAAAATTGTTCCCTTGATTTGTCCCACTGAAAGTATCTGGGGCATTCACCCGCGCAATGTGGAGCAGAGTTTTGCTCTCGATGCTCTATTGAATGACGACATGTTATTTGTTTCCCTGGTCGGCAAGGCGGGAACAGGTAAAACCCTCCTGGCACTGGCTGCGGGACTTCATAAAACCCTTGATGAGGGTCACTTTCAGCGTCTTCTTGTCAGTCGCCCGATTTTTCCTATGGGCCGCGACATTGGTTATTTGCCCGGTGACGTGGAGCAAAAACTCAATCCCTGGATGCAGCCGATTTTTGACAACGTGGAATTCCTTTTGGGAGCTGACAAGCAGGCTGCCGGTCGCGCTCAGGAATTAATCAATCAGGGGATGCTCAACATTGAGCCCTTAACTTATATTCGCGGCCGCAGTATTCCCAATCAGTATTTGATTGTCGATGAATCGCAAAATTTAACTCCTCACGAGATCAAAACCATCATCACCCGTGCCGGACAAAGGACCAAAGTGGTTCTCACCGGTGACTGCTTCCAGATTGATAATCCCTATGTGGATTCCGCTAACAGTGGTCTCACCTATGCGGTTGAGCGCTTTAAGGGGCAGAGCATTTCCTGCCATGTGACTCTGACCAAGGGTGAGCGATCTGAGCTGGCAGAGCTGGCCGCAAACATTCTTTAAGTCTAACTAGGTAGACGTCAAGGGCGGGTGACAGCTAACAAATAGACCTGACCGAAGGTCGGTAAATCCTAATATAAAACATTCCCTGAGCCGAAGAGATAAGTAGAGAACCTTTGCGCGAGGGATGTTATGTATTTGCAGGGAAATCTACAAGAACTCTTCGATGCTCTTTATCACCTAGGTGTGATTGATCCTGTTTTGGAAATGGATTGGACAGAAGCTCTTGATGAGCTGCCGGACCACTTTGATGAATTTCTGGAAATTGTCAAGGCCGCCAATGGTCACCAGGGTGACGTACAAGGTTTGATGGGCGAGCTTGAGAAATTCAATGAGCCGGCTTTGAACTACTTGGCCATGGAGGTTGCGCGTGAGTTCGCAGATTTTCACGCCCGCGAGACTCTTCACTAGGGCGGCCCTTGTTGTCGCATTCTTATTTTCGTGGACCCTCTCCGCTCAAGCGGACTGGAAGATCGATCTTTCCCGTAGGGTGGATAAAAAACGCCAGACGGATCTCCGCAATGATCCCACTGAAAAGCAAAATGAGTCGACCATTTTCGATTGGTTTGTTGACAAGCAAGGTGGCGGCGGCACCACTCAGGAACTGGTTGTGCTCAACACAGAAATGGGATTCATTCCAGCCACCATTCGCGTTCGCGAAGGCGGCAACTACAAAATTCACGTGGTGAATGTCAACGAGCGGGA from Pseudobdellovibrionaceae bacterium encodes the following:
- a CDS encoding PhoH family protein, whose amino-acid sequence is MSAEGGVTRKVVLDTNVILFDALAITKFRDSDIIIPFSVIEEVDRFKRDLGENGRNARHFSRFIDVLRSQGPLANGVLLEKSNCHVYVSTDIHLEGMPPELDSMKADNRILATALGLQRKHPTGSVELVTKDINLRIKADVFGINAKDYDPDETSFEEMYTGVKELEVEPDLIDRFYREKAVRYEGDTKLHANQYVIMKDASNPNHSAIGRQSEPEGKIVPLICPTESIWGIHPRNVEQSFALDALLNDDMLFVSLVGKAGTGKTLLALAAGLHKTLDEGHFQRLLVSRPIFPMGRDIGYLPGDVEQKLNPWMQPIFDNVEFLLGADKQAAGRAQELINQGMLNIEPLTYIRGRSIPNQYLIVDESQNLTPHEIKTIITRAGQRTKVVLTGDCFQIDNPYVDSANSGLTYAVERFKGQSISCHVTLTKGERSELAELAANIL
- a CDS encoding cytochrome, with protein sequence MYLQGNLQELFDALYHLGVIDPVLEMDWTEALDELPDHFDEFLEIVKAANGHQGDVQGLMGELEKFNEPALNYLAMEVAREFADFHARETLH
- a CDS encoding cupredoxin domain-containing protein, whose protein sequence is MSSQIFTPARLFTRAALVVAFLFSWTLSAQADWKIDLSRRVDKKRQTDLRNDPTEKQNESTIFDWFVDKQGGGGTTQELVVLNTEMGFIPATIRVREGGNYKIHVVNVNERERNVSFVMDSFSEHHATYFGKIKTFTISPKKEGVFSFVCPETSAQGQLVVHAPPGTGVRQPASED